GGTAAACTTAGGGAATGAAGGTATCTCTCCCTCAACTTAACAAAACTCTCACATGTGACAAGGGGGAAAATCTCTTCCGCGTCCTTAAGGACAACGGAATACCTATCGCCTCCTCCTGCAATGGCGATGGGATTTGCGGAAAGTGCCTGGTCTCCATTGATTCCTCCGATGCGGATATGCCGCCGATGACCGAACTGGAGGAAAAGTGGAAGGCTAAAAACCACTTTGATAAGGATCAGCGTTTAAGCTGCCAACTTCCTGTGACGACGAACCTGATTGTAAAAACCACTTATTGGTAGGGTGGCACCCTAATTGCGTAATGCCTCTGCAATGGAGGCCAAAATGAATTTAACCAACCTATTAGCTATAACTGTCCTGTCCATCG
The DNA window shown above is from Bdellovibrionales bacterium and carries:
- a CDS encoding 2Fe-2S iron-sulfur cluster binding domain-containing protein yields the protein MKVSLPQLNKTLTCDKGENLFRVLKDNGIPIASSCNGDGICGKCLVSIDSSDADMPPMTELEEKWKAKNHFDKDQRLSCQLPVTTNLIVKTTYW